The sequence CGTTACGCACCCCATTAATTCCGGCAGGTCGAATGCGATGGCGCTGGCGTTGTCGGTGACAAAACGGACGTTTTGCGTGATGAGCATTTCCACCAGCGGAACCGGTCAGCCGCTACCCTGCTCAATTACCTCCGTGCGGCAGGGCTCAATGGCCGGAAGCACGGCTGGCCACGGCAGGAGGCCGACCAGCCACGGAAGCGCGCGGGATCGTGCACAAGAGCAACAGCTCATGGCCTGCATGGTGGACTGGATAGCGCTGGGGCGCAAAGATCGGTTTCAGCCACATCGAAGCCTGCGGTGATTGTATTGCGCACCGCATGATCATGCGAGCAATGAGCCTTCCCACTGCATACCGGGGCGTGGTATCTTTCTGTTCATGTCAGCCAAGCCCCGAATAGTTCTAACCGCGTTTGCTGTGGCACTGTTTTCAGCCGCTGCGATTCCCGTCGCCGCCTCTCCCTGGACAGAGCAGAACAGCGCTTGGAACGTCAACATTAACCCCGGCTCGAACCCCGCGGATTACTACGGCGGTTGGAACGGTCATACGTATTTCCCCTCGCCTGCTGATTGGCGGAAGATCCCTGTCTATCAGTTCATCACCGATCGCTGGAACGATGGCGAACCGTCCAATAATGAACTGGCCTACTCGGGTTACGACTTGCGCGATGTAGGCGCTCGGCACGGCGGGGATTTTCTTGGCATCCGGGACAAGCTCGATTACATCCACGCGCTGGGTTACAAGGCGATTTGGATTTCGCCCATCTTCCAGAACCGGAACAATTCCTATCACGGTTATGGGCAGATAGATTTTACGCTTTTGGACAAGCGGTTTGGGACTGTGGAGGACTTTCGCGCGATGGTGGACAAGGCTCACTCGCTCGGCATGTATGTAATCGTGGATATCGTCGTGAATCACCTCGAGAACCTGTACTACTTTGAAGGACATCCGTCCGATGGCGCGCCATTCCACCTTCACTCCGGCGAGTACCAGTTGTTCCCACGTGACCCCGCCCAGACCTATGTGGATTTCCCGGTGGACAACACCTTTGACCCCAATGGCCAGTACTGTGACATTTTCGGCGATGACGGCTACCGGCGAACCGATAGCGGGAGCGGGTCGTTCTGGTCCAGCGACCTGCATCATAACGGTGACCTGGGCAACTACGGTGATCCCTGGCAGAACCACCTGGGGAAGATCTACGGCAGCCTGGACGACCTGCGCACCACCCACCCGCGCGTGCAGGACAAGATTATCGCCATGACCAAGGCGCTGATCTCCTCGTGCGACATTGACGGCATCCGCATGGACACGCCGATGCAGGTGCCACGCTACTTCTTCCAGCGATGGTGCCCGGCGGTCAAGGCCCACGCCGCCACGCTCGGCAAGAATGATTTCTTTATCTTCGGCGAGTTCTACTGCTCGCGCGAAAGAGCCGCCACGATGGTTGGCCGCGGCAAGAGCCCCAACCAGTACGGGGACCCCTACGCGTTCATTGACGCCGATTACACCATGGCCGGCGGTATCAACTACCGCGCCTACTTCGACTTCTTCCAGAGCGCCGTCAAAGACCAAGCCAACGGCAACCTAGGCAACCTTAAGTCCTGCCTGGACGCCGACCTCGCCGCGTTTGATTTCTATGATCCGGCGGTAGCCGATTTCCGCTACACGCACCTCAACTTCTACAATAACCACGACCAGTGGCGCATGGTCCACAATCCCGCCGGCGCCGCCCAAGGTCTTCAGAAGACCGATCTTGCCAGCGCCATTATCGCGTTCTGGCCGGGCATGCCGCTGTTTTATTATGGCGACGAGCAAGGGTTCTGTTCCTATGGCACGGCGCTGGACGGCTGGTCGCGCGAAGACTTCATGACCAGCCTTGCGTGGGACAACGTGAATGCGCTTGTTGCTCCCAACCCGGCACAGAAAGACAACTTCGACATGACCAACCCGCACTACCTTTGGGTCCAGAAGTGCATGAATGTCCGCGAGAGATATCCCGCGCTCCAGGCGACCCAGGAGATTTACGAGCGCTGGCGTCAAACCGGGTCGGAGAATGGCATTTACATCTACTCCCGTGCCTGGGGTGACCTCAGCAACTGGGCGATGATCGCCTTCAACACCTGGAGCAGCACGCTCTCCGCGGGCGGCGGCCTGGGGAACCTCTACACCGGCTGGAATGCGGGGGATGTTATCGTCAACGCGCTTAATCCCGCCGAGACTTATACACTGACTGAGGGCGGAAAGCTGGCTTCGCTCGATGTCCCAGGCTATGGCATCAAAGTGTTCGTTCGTCAGGGCAATTTCCAGCCGCTCAACCCCGTGGTTATCAATGTGGTACCGGCGCATGATGCGCGCTTCATCGGCAGCGGCGCGGACATAAAGGTGCAGTTTAGCGAGCTGATGGAGGAGGCCTCAGTGAAGGCTGCTTTTCGCTATGACGGCCAGCCTGTTGCCCCGGGGAATCTGGCTTGGAACGCGGCTACGCGAGAACTGACATTTTCCAGCGCCGTTGCCGACGGTATCCATGTGATCGAAGTGACCACCAACGCCCTCAGCACGACGGGACGGAACTTGTATGGTAAGTTTCGGTCGCGCTTTCTGGTAGGGGCCGATTCTAACGTCCTCGTCAATCGCTCCGCCACGAACGACCTGGCGCTCATCAATCTTGGTGATGCCATAACCAGCACCCCCAATGTCACGCTCTATCACAAGGCCGCGGGGGCCGCCCAGATGCGCGTTAGAGTTGGGAATGGCGCTTGGGGTGCATGGCAACCCTACACCGCAACTTCGGAATGCACGCTGACACCCGGAAATGGCAGCAAGAGCGTGGATGTCCAATACTGGGTTGACGGCAGCGCCGCGTATTTTGTCAATGACACCATACAACTCGCCGTGTCCGGTGACCTTGCCGTGGACGATTTCACCGGCTACTCCGCCAGCCTGTACGGTCAAAGTGGCGGCATAGGCTGGTTGAGCAGTTGGTCTGACCAAGGCTATGCCAGTTCGCCGAACGTTATTCAAAGCTCGTTAAGCACAGTCAATACCGTCGCTTCAACCATTCCCTTCGTTGAGTATCCTCTCAATAACACGATGGGCGAAATCAATATTCTCGAAGCCAGGAGGAATTTGTCCTCTGCGGTTTCTTCCGGAACAGTTTACCTTTATGCTCTGGTCTCGGCGGGCGGCGCGAGCGGAGGCAACTTCTCAACCGCAAACAGCTATGGCGGCATCGGCCTCTACAACGGGACGACAGAGAAATTCCTCATCGGTCAGCGGTGGCAAGCCGCGAATTGGGGCGCCACCGCTTCGGGCAGCCTGAACGGCGCGGGCGCGGACAGCTCGACCGCCATCGGCACCTTCACCACGACCTTGCTTTGCGCCAGGATTGATTTCGTCACCAGGAACCTCACGCTCTGGGTCAATCCGAACTTCAGTCAAACCGAATCCTGCAGTACTTCATCCGCGTCGTTCAACTTC is a genomic window of Candidatus Paceibacterota bacterium containing:
- a CDS encoding alpha-amylase family glycosyl hydrolase; translated protein: MALFSAAAIPVAASPWTEQNSAWNVNINPGSNPADYYGGWNGHTYFPSPADWRKIPVYQFITDRWNDGEPSNNELAYSGYDLRDVGARHGGDFLGIRDKLDYIHALGYKAIWISPIFQNRNNSYHGYGQIDFTLLDKRFGTVEDFRAMVDKAHSLGMYVIVDIVVNHLENLYYFEGHPSDGAPFHLHSGEYQLFPRDPAQTYVDFPVDNTFDPNGQYCDIFGDDGYRRTDSGSGSFWSSDLHHNGDLGNYGDPWQNHLGKIYGSLDDLRTTHPRVQDKIIAMTKALISSCDIDGIRMDTPMQVPRYFFQRWCPAVKAHAATLGKNDFFIFGEFYCSRERAATMVGRGKSPNQYGDPYAFIDADYTMAGGINYRAYFDFFQSAVKDQANGNLGNLKSCLDADLAAFDFYDPAVADFRYTHLNFYNNHDQWRMVHNPAGAAQGLQKTDLASAIIAFWPGMPLFYYGDEQGFCSYGTALDGWSREDFMTSLAWDNVNALVAPNPAQKDNFDMTNPHYLWVQKCMNVRERYPALQATQEIYERWRQTGSENGIYIYSRAWGDLSNWAMIAFNTWSSTLSAGGGLGNLYTGWNAGDVIVNALNPAETYTLTEGGKLASLDVPGYGIKVFVRQGNFQPLNPVVINVVPAHDARFIGSGADIKVQFSELMEEASVKAAFRYDGQPVAPGNLAWNAATRELTFSSAVADGIHVIEVTTNALSTTGRNLYGKFRSRFLVGADSNVLVNRSATNDLALINLGDAITSTPNVTLYHKAAGAAQMRVRVGNGAWGAWQPYTATSECTLTPGNGSKSVDVQYWVDGSAAYFVNDTIQLAVSGDLAVDDFTGYSASLYGQSGGIGWLSSWSDQGYASSPNVIQSSLSTVNTVASTIPFVEYPLNNTMGEINILEARRNLSSAVSSGTVYLYALVSAGGASGGNFSTANSYGGIGLYNGTTEKFLIGQRWQAANWGATASGSLNGAGADSSTAIGTFTTTLLCARIDFVTRNLTLWVNPNFSQTESCSTSSASFNFGSNDASFNVVRLRAGNANNGNMWQFDNVHLTTVSPFAASGPTANVSGSTTICLGSSTAVSADLTGAGPWTITWSDGFVQNASSSPATRSVSPGVSTNYMITTLTDSTGCPAGTLAGNAAVTVKAPATVSAGPDQTVPTSTTSVSLGGTMGGSAATATWSGGGGTFEDFNNGTGRYIPTANERLATRSVNLTLTSGGQSPCAAASDTMTVNFNSPPLVGNDTFSRGIGLSLKINKSALLANDSDPDLDTFGSPVVSATSTNNVTLYADATSIYYTNSLNVDDQFTYTVTDSFGGMSAGTVFIIVNTNVAGRVTHVALGADSTVTASFAGVPGYPYQAQRSTNAEFIGTLRLWETTNAPPDGLFQVFDDFSDLGAPPSASFYRSRYSP